In Parasegetibacter sp. NRK P23, the genomic stretch GAAGGTGATCAGGAAACAGATCACCCCAACTATGGAGAAAACGAGCATTACTTTTTCGAAGCCGGCGGCCTTATCGCCTTTCCCGATGGAAATGGCCAGGGGCAACAACAATACCTGGATGATGAACTGCGCCACCATTACAGACACGAACCGGTAAGAAGAAAGACTGTTCCTTTCTTTCATATCGCCCGTCATTACGCCACTGAGTGCGGAGTAAGGAAGGTTGTTCGCGGAATAGATCACCACGAGCAGCAAGTAAGTGATGAATGCGTAGATCACTTTTCCGCTTTCGCTGAAATCCGGTGTGGAGAAAGCGAGCAGGGCGATCACCCCGAACGGGACGGATGTCCACAGAATCCAGGGACGGAACTTACCCCAGCGGGTATTGGTACGGTCGGCGATGGCGCCCATTACCAGGTTGAACACGGCGCCAACGATACCGCCTACCAGCATCACCAAACTGGCGCTGGAAGCGGGTATTTTATAGATATCCGTGTAAAAGAAAGCCAGGAAGGCCATCAGGGTCTGAAAGATCAGGTTGGCGGCAAGATCGCCGAGGCTGTAGCCTATTTTCTCTCCAACGGTCAGTTTGTGCGGGGCGGTAGTACTCATAAATAGCGTATATCGGTATGTCTTATTTGCGCTTGGTGGCCACCACTTTGTAGAAAGCGGGTTTGGGTTCATAGTTCCTGTCGAACAACAGGGGGTAATTCGTACGTCCCCTAACCGGCCAGCCATTCAGCCAGCTATCGCCATCCGTAACGCCCCAGAAAGTTACGCGGGAAATTTTATCCTTGTGCTTTAAAAACAATTCGAACAGTTGTTGGTAATCTTTGGCCAGTTGTTGTTGCACACTATCGGGCAGGCCATCTTTATAAGGATTCAACCCGGGATTGTCCTGCATGCGCTGGTTCACATCCGCGCCCTGGAAATTACGGGGCAGTACTTCGATATCAAGTTCCGTGAACGCTACTTTGATGCCGAGCGCGGCATATTGTTCAATACTTTCTTCGATGTGCTGAAAGGGTACCCTGCCTACGTGCCAATGCCCCTGGATCCCCACACCGTCTATCTTCACACCGGCATCCTGCACTTTTTTGATGAGGGCGATACATCCCGCTCTTTTGGCAGGCTGCTCGTTGTTGTAATCGTTGTAGTACAGCTGCGCCTGCGGATCCGCGGCGGCTGCCAGCCTGAAGGCTTCGGTCACGAAGTCAGGGCCAAGTTTTTGGAGAAAGGGCGATCTTCTCATGGTGCCGTCTTCGTTCAATGCTTCGTTCACCACATCCCATGACTGCACTTTTCCCTTATACCTTCCGGCCACCGTTTTGATGTGTTCATTGAAGAAGGTACGGAACGAATCCACCGACTGCATCCTTCTTGCAAAAGCGGGCATCTGGCTGTGCCAGATCAATGTATGCGCATTGATGCTGATGTTGTTCTTTTTTCCATATTCCACCAACTTGTCGGGCATATCAAAATCGTACCTGCCCCATTCCGGGTGAATGTGTTCCGCCTTCATGATATTTTCCGGCGTAGCGGCGTTGAACTGCTTAGGGATCAGCACGGCGGCTTTCTGATCACGCTCCTGTATATGCGCCACATTGAGGGCGGTACCGATCAGGAAGTCGTTTTTAAACGCGTCCTTCAGCGAGGGTATCTGCTGCGCGGGCACCTGCTTTGAGGGAGCCACGCAGCCCGTCACCAGCAGCAGGGCTGCCGCAAGTGTTTTGGGAGAGCAAAATAATTTGTAGCGCATCTGATTATTTGTTTTGAGGGTTATACAATGTTTCCGGCGGTCCCAGGTAAGTTTTGGCGACGTTGCCGAAATCGAGCACCAGTTTTTGCAGTACCACGCCCGCATCCACCATGGAGATGCGTACTTTGTGTTTGCCCGGTGCAGTGATGGTATGATTACTTGTTTTGACGATAATGTTGTCGCCCGCCCAGCGGTTCCAGATGCCTGAACCCGTGGCGCGGTCCTCCTTGTTCAGGCTGAGCACCTGCGGCGCTTCCCCGTCAACGGAGACGGCATATTGCAAACCTTCAGGCGTATTGTAAAAATTCAGGGAGGGCGAAAAATAAGCGTTCACCGCAAAATTTCCCTTGCTGTACGTATAAAACTCATATTCCACATAAGGCGCGTTACTGGCAGGTTCCCATCTTCCGGCAGTAACCGGAAAAATGGTGATGGCCGAACCCGTTCTTCCGTGATCGGGCAACACTTCCCAACGGGTATTTTTTACGGTATGCGACGCAGTAAAATGATCCGCATTTATAGACACTCCCTTCCCCTCTTCTTCATAAAAAACATACCCCTTTGCCCCATCAGGCACTATCACTGCCTGCATATCTTTCACCCCGAAATCCTGCTTCTTAACGGCCTCATGCGCCGCCACCAGTTTCAGTTCCGGGATTTGCTGGCGGCGGGGCTCCTGCCATGACCTGTAGCCAATATGCGTCTGACTCATCATCCTGTTCCACTTTCCATTGTTGAGCTGGTGGTATTCCAATGTGATGAGTGAATCTCTGAGGTACAGTTGTGTTGCTTTTTCCGCGAATCCGTTCGCTTCGATCCATTTATTGGAAGCGGCTTCCCGGTTGCGGGCCACATTAAGGTACATTTCGTTGAGGTTGGCACTGGCCTTGATCGGATGCAACACCAACTGGAAATAAGCATCGTAGCAGTTTGCCGGTAATTTTTTAGCGATGGTTTCCGCCTGTTGCAGGAGCCGGTTGTAAGCATTGGCCACGGAATCCCATTCACCGGTTGCCAGGCTATATGTGTTCGCATCCAGCATTTCAGGCTTTCTGCGGGCATTAAATTTTGAGTAAGAAGAAATCAGTTCACCGATCGCTTCCCCGTACGCTTTTCCGAACTGATGCTCCGCCCAGTTTCCGGCGTATTGCCGAAGATCCTTATGCGAGATATTTTCCGGGTTCCAGGCATAATCCAGGAAGAAAGAAATCGGGTATTCCATGGGTTTAATGTCGCCCACATTCACGATCCAGATATCCCTTACCTGGTGCTCCCATGCGAGGTGCATCTGCTCCCATACACGCGGGATCGCGTTCGTGTTGATCCATTTATAATTCCTGGGACCACCCACATAATCGAAATGGTAATAGATGCCGTACCCGCCTTTCCTGGGCTTTTCACCGGGCTTGGGCAGTTTCCTGATGTTGCCCCAGTTGTCGTCGCAAAGCAACAAAGTAACGTCGTCGGGTACCCGCATTCCCTTATCGTAGTAGTCCTGTACTTCTTTGTACAGCGCCCAGAGCTGGGGCGTTTCCGATGCGGGTTTTCCGGTCACTTCAGTAATGATCTTTCTTTGATCCGCAACGATTTTTTCCAGCAAATCCGTAGCGGTTTCCCTCGACATCGGCTCATCGCCATCCCCTCTCATACCCACTGTTACAATCTTTTCATTGGTAGAACGCGCGAGCCCTGTTTTCCAGAACTCCTGCAGGCGCACGGCGTTGCTGTCGTAGTTCCATTTCCCCACGCCATACCTGCGCCATTCATCGTGTGCGCGCATCAGCGGTTCGTGGTGTGAAGTGCCTATCACGATACCATATTGATCTGCTATTTTTATGTTCAGGGAATCGTCGTCGTAAAAAGCATTGCCCCACATGGCGGGCCAGATGTAGTTTCCTTTCAACCGAAGGATCAACTCAAACACCTTCTCATAGAAGAGGTGGTTGAAGCCCCCGAATTTTTCTTTGGACCAACCTGAAAGCGCAGGGGCCTCATCGTTGATGAAGATGCCCCTGTATTTCACTTTAGGCTCATCGCTTGCATGCTGATGTTTCTTTAAGAAGATCGAAGTCTTTTTCTGTGCAGGTACATCCGCCCACCAATACCAGGGTGAAACCCCGATCTGCCGGGAAAGTTCAAATACGCCAAAAGCCGTGCCGCGCCGGTCACTCCCTACAATGAACAACTGGTTGTCCGAGGATTTCAATACATATTTTTCCCATTTTCCGTTCAATGAATCTATTCCGGGAAGCACCTTGCGTTGCAACTCCTTCACAATCGATGACCGGTCTAAGGATCCGATTAGTATGGCCGGAGTGGTTGTTTTTTGAGCAGCATGAATGATCCGTGGCTTTTGCCCGGTTACCATTTCTATATCCTGCTGCAGCAGTTCAGCGGACCGTTTCACCAACTCGTGATCGTTAGCATCCACCACTATTACCGCATTCGCCAGGGAGAACGCGCCTGATCCATTTTCAGCAACGAGTTGCCGTTGTCCGAAACTTTGAGAAGAAAAAAGCCATAAACCAAGAAAGATCAATAGTCTGTTCATCTGCAAGCAATGCAAGGTTATTTTAAAATGGATCGAAACTTAAATACAAATTTGCAATCGGTTGCTAAAGTTCGTAAAAAAAGGCTTCCTACAAAATCAATCGGCTAAATTATTCTGTAAAAAGCCATACTAAATTTAACAAATTCAGACAACTAGTTGATTTTCAATTATTTAAAAAACAGAGCAATCCTATTGTCCTGCATAAATCCATTTCCAACCACCCTTTGTTGTTGAGGTATTAAAATTGCTTCATCCTGTTATAAAAATGAAACCGCTTACATTTTAAAAACCGATTGAGTTCCCGCCATCTACAGGCAATATCACACCGGTAATATATTGCGCCGCGTCGGAAGCCAGGAAATACACGGCTTCCGCAACATCTTCAGGCTTACCGAGGAAGCCCATCGGGGTCCGTCCCATTACTTTCGCCTTACGCTCCGGATCGTTGTTTAGTGCTTTGGCGCTCATTTCCGTAGCGATGAAACCCGGTGCCACGCAATTCACCCTGATCCCTTTGGGAGAAAGTTCGGTGGCCATGGCCCGCG encodes the following:
- a CDS encoding endo-1,4-beta-xylanase; this translates as MRYKLFCSPKTLAAALLLVTGCVAPSKQVPAQQIPSLKDAFKNDFLIGTALNVAHIQERDQKAAVLIPKQFNAATPENIMKAEHIHPEWGRYDFDMPDKLVEYGKKNNISINAHTLIWHSQMPAFARRMQSVDSFRTFFNEHIKTVAGRYKGKVQSWDVVNEALNEDGTMRRSPFLQKLGPDFVTEAFRLAAAADPQAQLYYNDYNNEQPAKRAGCIALIKKVQDAGVKIDGVGIQGHWHVGRVPFQHIEESIEQYAALGIKVAFTELDIEVLPRNFQGADVNQRMQDNPGLNPYKDGLPDSVQQQLAKDYQQLFELFLKHKDKISRVTFWGVTDGDSWLNGWPVRGRTNYPLLFDRNYEPKPAFYKVVATKRK
- a CDS encoding glycosyl hydrolase 115 family protein, which gives rise to MNRLLIFLGLWLFSSQSFGQRQLVAENGSGAFSLANAVIVVDANDHELVKRSAELLQQDIEMVTGQKPRIIHAAQKTTTPAILIGSLDRSSIVKELQRKVLPGIDSLNGKWEKYVLKSSDNQLFIVGSDRRGTAFGVFELSRQIGVSPWYWWADVPAQKKTSIFLKKHQHASDEPKVKYRGIFINDEAPALSGWSKEKFGGFNHLFYEKVFELILRLKGNYIWPAMWGNAFYDDDSLNIKIADQYGIVIGTSHHEPLMRAHDEWRRYGVGKWNYDSNAVRLQEFWKTGLARSTNEKIVTVGMRGDGDEPMSRETATDLLEKIVADQRKIITEVTGKPASETPQLWALYKEVQDYYDKGMRVPDDVTLLLCDDNWGNIRKLPKPGEKPRKGGYGIYYHFDYVGGPRNYKWINTNAIPRVWEQMHLAWEHQVRDIWIVNVGDIKPMEYPISFFLDYAWNPENISHKDLRQYAGNWAEHQFGKAYGEAIGELISSYSKFNARRKPEMLDANTYSLATGEWDSVANAYNRLLQQAETIAKKLPANCYDAYFQLVLHPIKASANLNEMYLNVARNREAASNKWIEANGFAEKATQLYLRDSLITLEYHQLNNGKWNRMMSQTHIGYRSWQEPRRQQIPELKLVAAHEAVKKQDFGVKDMQAVIVPDGAKGYVFYEEEGKGVSINADHFTASHTVKNTRWEVLPDHGRTGSAITIFPVTAGRWEPASNAPYVEYEFYTYSKGNFAVNAYFSPSLNFYNTPEGLQYAVSVDGEAPQVLSLNKEDRATGSGIWNRWAGDNIIVKTSNHTITAPGKHKVRISMVDAGVVLQKLVLDFGNVAKTYLGPPETLYNPQNK